TCGGAGGTCGAGTTCGACGACGAGGACACCCTGATGCTCATCGACGCGGTCCAGACCGCGCTCGTCTGCGTCTTCCACGCCGCCCAGGAGTACGTCGCCGCGGGCGTGACGAGCGACGGGACGGTCGAGGAGCACGTCGAGGCCGCGCGCGACGCCGAGTCCGAGGAGGACCTCGACGCCGCGCACGTCCACTGCGTGCAGGCCGGCACGCTCATCATCGACGGCCAGGACATGGACCTCTCGCTCGTCGAGGACCTGGACTACGGCCTCGTCGCCGAGTGGGTCGACGGCCTCAACAGCCTCTACGAGGCGCTTCGCGACCCCGAGGTCGTCGAAGAGGACGAAGCGTAGGACGCCTCCGAGCGCAGGAAGCGCGGGCGACCGACCCGGTGCACCCCCGGACCCCATCCGCACCCGCCATCGCGCCGTTCTCGCGGAACCCGTCCGACGACCGGCGGTCCCGCGCGCCGCTGATTTCGACGAACGACGAATTCATCGTCGTCAAACACTTATATCTCCCGGTCGACTCACCAGCCATGACATCCGTCGGCATCGACGCAATCGAGATCCACACCGGGAAGCTCAAACTCGACCTCGCGGAGACCTTCGCGCCCGCGAAGGGCGAGGAGCCGGAGAAGTACACGAAGGGACTCGGCCTCGCGGCGAGTTCCTTCCCCGACACCTACGAGGACATCGTCACGATGGGCGCGAACGCCGCCCATCGACTGATGAAGCGACGCGGCCTCGAACCGGCCGACATCGGCCGCATCGACGTGGCGACCGAGTCCGCGTTCGACAACTCGAAGCCCGTCTCGACGTACATCGCGGGCTGCCTCGAACAGGTCTTCGAGGGCGACTTCCACCACGCCAACAAGGGCGAGCGCAAGTTCGCCTGCATCTCCGGCACGCAGAGTCTGGACGACGCCTACAACTGGATCAAGGCGGGTCGAAACCGCGGGCGCAGCGCGCTCGTCATCGCCACCGACACGGCGCTCTACGCGCGCGGCGACGCCGGCGAGGCGACCCAGGGGGCGGGCGCGGTCGCCATGCTCATCGCCGAGGACCCCGACCTCGTCGAACTCTCCGCCGAGCAGGGCTACGGGAGCGCCGACGAGACGGACTTCCTCAAGCCCAACCAGCAGTTCCCGAGCGTCGACGGCAAGCGCTCGGTGCAGGTCTACCTCGCGCGCATGCGCGAGGCGCTCGAGGACTTCGAGAGCGTCTCGGGGGACACGCACCCCGACGACTTCGTCCTCGTCCCCTTCCACACGCCCTTCCCCGGCATGGTCCGCAAGGCCGCCCTGCTGGGCTACCGACACATGATCCGCGACACGAGCATCGAGGAGGAACTCGCCGCCGAGATCGGCCGCCAGCCGCGCTACGAGGCGTTCGAGGACGAGGCGGCGTTCCTCGACGCCGTCCGCGAGTACACGGACGCGCTCAAGGACACCGAGACGTACCTGGAGTGGTACGACCGCGTCATCGCCCCCACCCTGGAGATCGCGCGCGAGGTCGGCAACTGGTACACCGGGTCGGTTCACGTCGCCCGCGCGAGCGGCCTGAAGCACGCCCTGGAGAACGACTGGGAGATCGAGGGGAAGAAGCTCCTCGTCGGCTCCTACGGCAGCGGCGCGCAGGCGGAGATCCACGCCGAGACCGTCCAGCCGGGCTGGGAGGAGGAGATCGCTCACCTGAACGTCGACGAGCAGCTGGAGGCCCGCCGCGACATCTCCTTCGAGGAGTACGAGCGCGTCCACGACGCGCACAACCACGACAAGCGGCTGGACGACGTCGAGGAGTTCACCGTCCCCGACGGCGAGTTCGCCTTCGACGGCTGGGGGCGCATGGGCGAGCGCAAGTACCGGTTCGTCGAGTAGTCGGGGCGAATCCTTTTACCCGGAGTCGCATAGAGTATCGCGTAATGGCACAGCAGAGCGCCCGCATCGTCACGACGCCGGACGTCCTCGGGGGCGAGCCTCGAATCGCGGGTCGCCGCATCGGCGTTTTGTTCATCTACGAGCAGGTCGAAGGCCGCGACCTCTCGGCGCGGACGGTGGCCGACCGGTACGATCTCGACATCGCGGACGTCTACCACGCGCTCGCGTACTATCACGAACACCCCCGCGAGATGTCCGAACTCCGGGAGCGACGCGAACGGGTCGAGCGCGAGGCGGCCGACGACCCGAACGTCGTTACCGGGCCTGGCGATGTCCACGAATCGTCTCAACGATAGATGGTACGGTTTCTCCTCGACGAACACACGGAGCGTGACCTCGCGGACAAACTCGTCCGCGACGGCCACGACGTCGAGCGCGTCGTCGCACTCTCCGATCTCGGACCGGGCGTACCCGACGACCGGGTGCGTTCGTACGCTCGTTCGACGGACCGGATCGTCGTCACCAACGACGACGATTTCGTGGAAGTCGAAGCCGACGACCGCGGCTGCGTGTTCTACTATCCGAATCAACGGCTCGCGTCGTTCGATCTCTACCGTATCATAACGAACGTCGTAGAGGCGTTCCCGGACCGCGAATCGTTCCCCTCCGTGGTCTTTCTCACCGAGAAGTGGTTGTAACTGGCGTGTCCGGACCGGTCGTCGCTTCGCCGGCCGTTACGCCACGACCGTGTACCGATGGACCCGAATCCGACGGTATCATATGCAGTGACTTGTAACGCCGTACCACTAGATGTCCCGCCCACGGACGCCCATCACATCAACGCATGAGCAGCCATAACTCCGGTAGTCCCTTCGCGCCGCACACCCCCGAGGAGACGGCGGCGATGCTCGCCGCCGTCGGCGCGGCGAGCGAGGAGGACCTCTTCGACATCCCCGACGGACTGCGCTTCGACGGCGCGTTCGGCATCGAGTCGCGAAGCGAACAGGCGACGCGCGCGCACGTCGACGCGACGCTCGGGCGCAACGCCGACCTCACCGAGTTCCTCGGTCGCGGTCACTACGACCACTACGTGCCCTCGCTGGTCGATCACCTCTCCCAGCGCTCTGAGTTCCTGACCTCCTACACGCAGTACCAGCCCGAGGTGGCCCAGGGCTTCCTGCAGGCGCTGTTCGAGTACCAGTCGATGCTCGTCGAGCTGACGGGCCTCGACGTGGCGAACTGCTCGATGTACGACGCCGCGACGGCGCTCGGCGAGGCGGCGACGCTCGCCGCCCGCCTCCGGCGGATCTCCGGGGAGACGGTGCTCGTCCCCGACCTCCTCCACGAGGGCCGCCGGGGCGTCCTCGAGAACTACGTCGAGGGCGCGGGGCTCGCGGTGGAGTCCTACCCGACCGACGACGCGAACGCGGACGTCGAGGCGCTCGCCGATCGCGTGGAGGAGGACGTGGCGATGGTCTACGCCGAGAACCCGACCGTCCGGGGGACGATCGAGGAGCGCCTCCCCGAGATCGGCGACCTCGCGCACGAGAACGACGCGCTGTTCGTGCTCGGGACGGACGTGCTCGCGCTCGCGCTGCTCCGGGAGCCCGCGAGCGTCGGCGCGGACGTGGTCGTCGGCGAGGCGGCCTCGCTCGGGCTGGGCGCGAGCTACGGGATGGGCCTCGGGCTGTTCGCCTGCCGCGAGGCGTTCCTGCGGCAGGTGCCCGGTCGCCTCGTCGGGGTCAGCGAGGACGCGACCGGCCGCCGGGCCTACACCCTGACGCTCCAGACCAGAGAGCAGCACATCCGCCGCGAGCGCGCGACGAGCAACATCTGCACGAACCAGGCGTGGGTCGCGCTCCGGGCCGCCATGCACGCGGCGACGCTCGGCCCGCAGGGGCTCGTCGACCTCGCGAACGACTGCGTGACGGCGACGGCCGACCTCGCCGAGCGCGTGGACGCGATCGTGGGGATGCGCGCGCCGGTCCACGACCGCCACCACTTCCGCGAGTTCGTCGCGCACACCGACCAGCCCGCGGCGGCGGTGGCGTCGGACCTCGAGCGCGAGGGGTTCGCCGTCCACGTCGTCGGCGAGCACGAGATCCAGCTCTGCACGACGGAGACAAACGCCGCGAGGCGCGACGCGCTGGTGGAGGCGTTGGAGGTGGTCGCGTGAGTAGAGACGAACGCGATCAGGGAGCGGCTAGTGAGAGCGACCGGGATCCCCTCGTCTACGACCAGGCGCGCTGGACCGCGGACGACGAGAAGTACGAACCGTTGCTCGCGGAGAAGCACACCCGCGAGGTCGAGGTGGAGTCGGCCCTCCCCGATCACCTGACGCGCGACACGCTCGACCTGCCGGACCTCTCGGAGCCCGAACTCGCGCGCCACTACACGCGCCTCTCCGAGATGAACTACGGCGTCGAGAACGGGCCGTTCCCGCTCGGCTCCTGCACGATGAAGTACAACCCGAAGTTCACCGAGGACGTCGCCGCCCACCCGAAGGCGGGGATCCACCCCGACCGCTCCCCGGAGAGCGCCCAGGGGACGCTCGAACTCCTCTACCGTCTGCAGGACTACCTCGGGCGCATCGGCGGGATGGACGCCGTGACGCTCCAGCCCCCGGCGGGCGCGGCGGGCGAGTTCGCGGGCATCCTCATCGCCAGGGCCTACCACGAGGCGCGCGGCGAGGACCGGACCGAGGTCGTCGTCCCCGACTCCGCCCACGGGACGAACTTCGCCAGCGCGGCCATGGCGGGCTACGACGTGGTCGAACTCCCCGGCGCGGCCGACGGGCGGGTCGACCTCGACGCCCTCGAGGCGGCGGTCGGCGAGGAGACGGCCGCGCTCATGCTCACCAACCCGAACACGCTGGGGCTGTTCGAGCGCGACATCGAGCGCATCGCCGAGATCGTCCACGACGCCGGCGGCCTGCTCTACTACGACGGCGCGAACCTGAACGCGCTGCTCGGGCGCGCCCGCCCCGGCGACATGGGCTTCGACGTCATGCACTACAACGTCCACAAGACGTTCGCCACGCCCCACGGCGGCGGCGGGCCCGGCGCGGGACCGGTCGGCGTCAGGGAGGACCTCGCCGAGTTCCTGCCGGAACCCCGGGTGCGGAGGACCGACGGCGGGTACGAGCTGTTCGCCCCCGAGCGTTCGATCGGCAAGGTCCACGGCTACCAGGGCAACTGGCTCGTGCTCGTGAAGGCCTACGCCTACATCGCCCGCCTCGGCGACGAGGGGCTGGCGGACGCGAGC
The Halomarina pelagica DNA segment above includes these coding regions:
- the hmgB gene encoding hydroxymethylglutaryl-CoA synthase, with product MTSVGIDAIEIHTGKLKLDLAETFAPAKGEEPEKYTKGLGLAASSFPDTYEDIVTMGANAAHRLMKRRGLEPADIGRIDVATESAFDNSKPVSTYIAGCLEQVFEGDFHHANKGERKFACISGTQSLDDAYNWIKAGRNRGRSALVIATDTALYARGDAGEATQGAGAVAMLIAEDPDLVELSAEQGYGSADETDFLKPNQQFPSVDGKRSVQVYLARMREALEDFESVSGDTHPDDFVLVPFHTPFPGMVRKAALLGYRHMIRDTSIEEELAAEIGRQPRYEAFEDEAAFLDAVREYTDALKDTETYLEWYDRVIAPTLEIAREVGNWYTGSVHVARASGLKHALENDWEIEGKKLLVGSYGSGAQAEIHAETVQPGWEEEIAHLNVDEQLEARRDISFEEYERVHDAHNHDKRLDDVEEFTVPDGEFAFDGWGRMGERKYRFVE
- the gcvPB gene encoding aminomethyl-transferring glycine dehydrogenase subunit GcvPB, giving the protein MSRDERDQGAASESDRDPLVYDQARWTADDEKYEPLLAEKHTREVEVESALPDHLTRDTLDLPDLSEPELARHYTRLSEMNYGVENGPFPLGSCTMKYNPKFTEDVAAHPKAGIHPDRSPESAQGTLELLYRLQDYLGRIGGMDAVTLQPPAGAAGEFAGILIARAYHEARGEDRTEVVVPDSAHGTNFASAAMAGYDVVELPGAADGRVDLDALEAAVGEETAALMLTNPNTLGLFERDIERIAEIVHDAGGLLYYDGANLNALLGRARPGDMGFDVMHYNVHKTFATPHGGGGPGAGPVGVREDLAEFLPEPRVRRTDGGYELFAPERSIGKVHGYQGNWLVLVKAYAYIARLGDEGLADASAKAVLNANYLAERIDYEIPFGPFHHEFVASADADAADVAKRMLDYGVHPPTTKWPEAVPEALMTEPTEIENRASLDQLAAAFDAVAAEDEEAIESAPERTAARRIDQVSAARNPRLSWQALDREE
- a CDS encoding DUF2150 family protein, giving the protein MSTPEGEYYTEERWQNWLDRLDEEGVDLEDESSARLRLNLQDDTVIAVAKVVSAYDEGELDEEAAMEELAGIQEIVLSEVEFDDEDTLMLIDAVQTALVCVFHAAQEYVAAGVTSDGTVEEHVEAARDAESEEDLDAAHVHCVQAGTLIIDGQDMDLSLVEDLDYGLVAEWVDGLNSLYEALRDPEVVEEDEA
- a CDS encoding DUF433 domain-containing protein; protein product: MAQQSARIVTTPDVLGGEPRIAGRRIGVLFIYEQVEGRDLSARTVADRYDLDIADVYHALAYYHEHPREMSELRERRERVEREAADDPNVVTGPGDVHESSQR
- a CDS encoding DUF5615 family PIN-like protein, with amino-acid sequence MVRFLLDEHTERDLADKLVRDGHDVERVVALSDLGPGVPDDRVRSYARSTDRIVVTNDDDFVEVEADDRGCVFYYPNQRLASFDLYRIITNVVEAFPDRESFPSVVFLTEKWL
- the gcvPA gene encoding aminomethyl-transferring glycine dehydrogenase subunit GcvPA, which gives rise to MSSHNSGSPFAPHTPEETAAMLAAVGAASEEDLFDIPDGLRFDGAFGIESRSEQATRAHVDATLGRNADLTEFLGRGHYDHYVPSLVDHLSQRSEFLTSYTQYQPEVAQGFLQALFEYQSMLVELTGLDVANCSMYDAATALGEAATLAARLRRISGETVLVPDLLHEGRRGVLENYVEGAGLAVESYPTDDANADVEALADRVEEDVAMVYAENPTVRGTIEERLPEIGDLAHENDALFVLGTDVLALALLREPASVGADVVVGEAASLGLGASYGMGLGLFACREAFLRQVPGRLVGVSEDATGRRAYTLTLQTREQHIRRERATSNICTNQAWVALRAAMHAATLGPQGLVDLANDCVTATADLAERVDAIVGMRAPVHDRHHFREFVAHTDQPAAAVASDLEREGFAVHVVGEHEIQLCTTETNAARRDALVEALEVVA